CTTGCCACTATCCACCTGACAGACTATGTACCTCTGGTAACTCTAACACCACTTGGAGTCCGTTCAGTATCCAGAGCTGCACTTGTCCACTTCCAGGAGGGAGTGATTTACCTGCTGCAGTGCACTCAGATTGGGTCGTCACACAAGACCCGAGAGTGCGTCACTCTTCGTGAAGATGTGGTTGTGCATCGGAGCAGGCCCCACCTGATCCTGCAGAAGATTTACATCTCCAACCCCAGTGACAGAGTGTCAGTCTTCGAAGTCAACAAGTCACCCATCGTTGGAAACAAATTCTCCTCCAGCCTGGAGAAACAGAATGACCAGGAATTTGTCCTCTTGGCAGGGAGGGCACTGACGGAGAAAAGAGAGACCATTCTTGTGGTTGTGGCTACAGAAAAAATGTCAACCAAGCTTCAGGTGGCTGCAAAATCTGATTTCACAGAACACGTGATATCAGTGGTTTACACCCTTGAGTTGATGGATTTATCAAAGGTGGAAGAATCATTCAGTAAACTGAGGAAAGCGGCAAAGGCAGAAATGTCTGATCTGCTGAAATTGGGAGCTGAAGAACTCCGCAGAGAGCATCAGAAGGTGTGGGGCGATTTAATAAACTCAGGTAGGCCACAATACATGGATGGAAATGGGCTCCTTTATGACAGTTCATTGCTCATTTTGCATAAGACTAGGAGTATAACATTGCCACCCTTTCGAAGAAAGAAAATACTTATGAGAAAAGGGCCCAGTTATAACCACGTCTGAGGATGCTATTCCATCTCTTCTCTCATTAGTTTATCTTCTCCAGAAACCACGGCCCTTTTACCCTCCATAATTTTTGATACAGCTGGTTTGTTCCTGTATTTCCATTAATGGTGAATTGGGCCTTCAACAACACTAATAACCTTTATCCAGTTAAGGCAATCCTCTGACAGTCCATTCACTTTGGTTATATTAAAAGGAACAGTTCAAAATGCAATGCTCATTTCTTACATTTTTTGTTCCAATGTAAGCTGAAGAGATTTAACTCTATTGAGGTTTCAATTGGTGCAAagatgtggagattggaacccaATGCCTGGACTTCTGCTCCACACTTTCCTCATCAACCAGCCTGTAGCCTCTCATATCCCTCATCCTCCTTTCCCCTGAAAGACTGATTACCTTCTGCGCCCCAGGCATCTTCATTTTCCAAAGTTGACATGAGGGACCCACATTTGCTGACACTGTGCCTTTGGCCTGCAACCCCTCTCAGTAAATGTCATTCATGATGgccacacggttagtgtagcagttagtgcaacgatgttatagcaccagcgatcaggactggggtttgagtttatatattctccccaagtctgcatgggtttcctccaggtgctctggcttacttccaccattcaaaagtactcgggttgtaggtcaattaggtggcatgggctcgtgggccataagggcttgttaccatgctatatgactaatttttttttaaattaaaaaatacagtAGGTTTAAATCAGCATCACTTCCAGCTTGCAAAATTCAACTGGATCAATTCAAACATGTCACCACATTCAGGCCCCTGGCCATTCTGCAGGTGATGGGACAGTTCCCTTCTTACAAAATAGCAAGAGAGACTCTAAAGTCTTGCAGTTAGAGCCCGTTATTTCGGGTTGCTTGAGGTGGAGTTAAAGTGGTATATTTCTGAACAGACCAAAACCCAAGTGCTGGCATATACCTTGCATTGGTGCAACCTGGAATTAGGGCTTCAAcatactttctctttccactattCTCTGCCCCTTTCCTGCCATTCTTTTTCAACCACCCCTTGTTtcccccaacactctctctcatCTTTCTTGCTTCCTTTAGACTGGACTATTCTTCCTGCCTAAGGACCTTAGCTTCTGCAGTAGTCAGAGTACCTATTCCGTGTGTGATGAGGCTGGTAGAGTTTACCGAGATACCAGTGGTGAGTTGCATGTTTCTGTTGCAGGTGTGGAGAtaaagaagattacagactcGCACACCCCATCCAGTGTGATTGTGAACAGCACACTCTTCTACATTCTTTCCACTTCGTCAGCTCCTCTGCTGGACCTGCAGAACGGAGCAGAAGAACGTGAGAAGTTGGAAGAAAGCCTGAATTATGCTGATCACTGTTTCAGCGGCCATGCCACAATGCACGCAAAGAACCTGTGGCCCGAGCAGATCACCGATGTCACACACTTGTTGCAGCTGTCCAACCTGTGGAGGCTCACCTTGCAGAAACGGGGCTGCAAGAGCCTGGAAGTAGCTGGAGCCCATGGCATGATGCAAGGCATGGTGATGAGTTTTGGGGGACTCCAGTTTACTGAAAACCACCTCCAGTTCCAGGCAGATCCCTCCGTTCTGCACAATAGCTATTTGCTGCGAGGAATTCACTATAACAAGGATCTGATCAACCTGGCTGTGTTACTGGACCCAGATGACAAGCCTTTCCTTCATGTCTCGGTCAAACCTCAGGAGAGGCAGGTCAAACTCTATGGCTGCGAGGCAGGCTGTATGAACGACCCAGTGGAACTGACTGCTGAACTCAAGGGTCACGTATTTCCTGTCATGGTAACACGGCCCATCACTCCATTGTTGTACATCTCAACTGATTTGACTCACTTGCAAGCACTGAGGCACACACTGCACCTGAAGGCAATCCTTGCCCATGAGGATCACATGGCTGAACAATATCCTGgccttccctttgtcttctgGTTCAGCGTGGCTTCACTCATCACCTTGTTCCACCTCTTCCTCTTCAAGCTCATCTACAATGAATATTGCGGCCCAGGTGCCAAGCCTATATTCAGGAGTAAGGTATAAATCTTCCGCGGGAACCCTCTCTCTGTTTGCTCACTAGGAGCAGTCCAAACCTTGCAATCTTTCTCTGAGATAGGGTTACCTGTGGGTCTCTGGTGCTAAAAGGTACTTGTTTCATTCTCTGGCGACGTCTTTTACCTTTTTCATCAGCACAGTTATCCTGATTCAAAGTGAAAATCATAGTTCCTGATGAATAACATGTATCAGCTTTAATAGTTTGCTGTACAGactttagattaaatgagatCTGAGCTTGTTTTGCTGCAAGTTAGAGTGCCAAGTCCTCAGCAGCATATACTGAGAAATAAGCCAACATTGATCACAGGATACAGTAGCTTTATTCCAGCTCATTCTTCTGAGTGTTTGTGGTGTATTCACAGTATCTCTTCTTAAAAGAAGTTATTTGCCGATTTTTGTATGCTAGGAGGGGGAAGACAGAGCAAGATATTTCAAGCCTGAATCTGTGCCTGTCCTGCAACACCAGTCTGTCTCATTGGGTAGACAGAGTCCCTGTGGATACAATGTGAGTGTTCACTGGGTCCTGGGTAAAAGATAGAGAGGAGGATCTCAATAGGTCCAGAATTATAGAGCAGATCCCAATGGCCCATGTAACAGGGAGCAGAGCTCACTGGATCCATCAGATCCAGTGAGGGGTTTCAGCATGATCTAATGGTGCAGTGTTTCATCTTGGTATTTCCAAAGATGTGGAGCAGAGTCTCTGTGGAGTGTAAAATTGAATAATATAAATTGGAATGTAAACTCCCATTTAATAAATGTCAACAAATTCCTTAGAGTAAAGTTGTTCTTTTTCATTTGAACATGCAAATTTTTAGAGCACTGAGAATCTTGTCATCATTTCCTGTAGAAGGGCAAACTGCCCTGTGTTGCTGCCCCTCTTTTTTGTAAGAATACTAAGCACTGTGAAGTATCCATTATTAATgctaatacctcacacttgttccATAAATTTACCCTGTTCAATTGCTGGAAATAGATTGGCATTTAAACCAGTAATTAATTAATCAGAAGGTTGTTAATTACGCTTATTGTCTTGAATTTAGTTGGTGCCCAAGTATAGTTTGCCAAAATGGATGATGGACTGGTCCAGCAGCCATTCATTCGTATCCCattgtccatgctgtggggacGAAGTTTGATTATGTCCTGGGAAACATTGACTCTGTACTCTTGGTATCGGATTCAAGAATTGGGTGTAAAAGAAATGAAGAAAGCCCAGGTTGCATAAACAGTGAACTGTGGACGCCCACTGTGGACGCCCACTCTCAACGCCCACTCTCAACGCCCACTCTCAACGCCCACTCTCAACGCCCACTCTCAACGCCCACTCTCAACGCCCACTCTCAACGCCCACTCTCAACGCCCACTCTCAACGCCCACTCTCAACGCCCACTCTCAACGCCCACTCTCAACGCCCACTCTCAACGCCCACTCTCAACGCCCACTCTCAACGCCCACTCTCAACGCCCACTCTCAACGCCCACTCTCAACGCCCACTCTCAACGCCCACTCTCAACGCCCACTCTCAACGCCCACTCTCAACGCCCACTCTCAACGCCCACTCTCAACGCCCACTCTCAACGCCCACTCTCAACGCCCACTCTCAACGCCCACTCTCAACGCCCACTCTCAACGCCCACTCTCAACGCCCACTCTCAACGCCCACTCTCAACGCCCACTCTCAACGCCCACTCTCAACGCCCACTCTCAACGCCCACTCTCAACGCCCACTCTCAACGCCCACTCTCAACGCCCACTCTCAACGCCCACTCTCAACGCCCACTCTCAACGCCCACTCTCAACGCCCACTCTCAACGCCCACTCTCAACGCCCACTCTCAACGCCCACTCTCAACGCCCACTCTCAACGCCCACTCTCAACGCCCACTCTCAACGCCCACTCTCAACGCCCACTCTCAACGCCCACTCTCAACGCCCACTCTCAACGCCCACTCTCAACGCCCACTCTCAACGCCCACTCTCAACGCCCACTCTCAACGCCCACTCTCAACGCCCACTCTCAACGCCCACTCTCCGTCCTTAGTCAGCTCTGCTCTTTTAGTTCTCTTGGCTTGCTCTTTGGTAAATTTTAATCCAAGTTGTTTGTATGCCAATTTAGGGAGACAATCAGAAGGGAGTTTTATGCTTGAAACTCTCAATCTCACctgctcattttttaaaaaaaaggcgtATTTACCTTTTATGCTGATGACCGAAAATGCAGATTGCATGATGGTTTCATTCAGGGGTGATTCTCAAGCCAGCTTCCGAAGCTGACGGAGGTGGGGCCAGGAGTGCAGTAGTGCCATCTGCCACCATGATGTCAAACATAGTGCCAGGAAGGGAAAGCAGCCTATAATCAAAATGGCAACTGCAAGAGCAGGTGCGAGCACCAGTGAAGATCTGTgcaagcagtcttaggactcaggcagatcttctgtgcaaCGTAATCGCCTTTTTTGGCCATATGGGTTATTTGAAATTTATGCTCCTGGGGCGTGGGCTGACAGCATcacagtgacatcatcagccctcccctttggagCCATATTCAGCGGTGATCCTTTTACAGAGAAGGTGAAGCGACttcgctccacctctgacactaggCCCCTAGGCAGAGGGAACGAGGAGGAAGTTGGTCCAGCCATTCTTCCTTTGggccttttatggaggtaagtggtACAATTTAAAGGAAGAGAAAATCTGTCTTTACAAATAGCTAATTTTTAACTATAAAAGGGCCCAGAGAGAGAGTTTATTTTGTTCACCTTCCACTGCTTTGCTTGCACTGGTTTAAATTAGCAACATCCACAGAAACTGGGACGTTGAGAGACTCCTGGTTGtggttaaaaaatatattttttaaattaagccACACTGAAAGTAATTGTCTATCATCCATTATCATTCCCCTAATTATTAGCATCTTGTAGTAATTCCCTAATTATTGATACTTTCTATTGTAATTGCTCTGAATTCGTAGCACCATCCGTTGTTGCACCATTAATGTCATGACTCCATTACACATTGTTACTCAGACTTTGTTGGTCCCAATTGTTAATACCATTCCCTGTTGTCCACTTTGCTGGGGGCCATAGTCAAGATAGTTATTCATGCTTTTGCCTAttgacaagtttttttttgtttgaattcCCAGTTTCCATGTCTGTTGGTTACTGTTTTTTTCTTTGTCAATTAAACAGGATGTCATAAGAATTTGATGAAATGACACTTGTCCCTTTTCATCATGCCATCATGTGGCTGTTAACATCTAAGATTAGAGGATTAGAAGGTGACGCAACCATCGACATCAGCTGAAAGCATGTctacaaaccaattttttttgatgaagagcactgcttttatttattttacataaaAGATGTGAAATTAAACTAGTCTGGATGTTAAAACAAAGTGCAATACATCTGTTGTGAGATTTTTAACTGTACGTTGTGCTTAGATGCTACTGGCGTTCCAGCCAGGCTTTATCTTTATTTCCAGTAAAAGTGACATCACATTCTCCAGTGTTATAAAGGCTGTGCAGTTCCTGGTGTTGATGTGAATCAGTTTATGAATCAGCTGTGTGAATTGTTCATTGCAAGATTCAAAAATTTCATTTGGGAAAAGAActggggggggggtagatttGGAAAGTTTCTGATTGAAAGTGTTTTGAGGTGAAATTGCTGTGTGATTTTTCTAATTATACAGTTAATAGTTTGAAATAAACATCATTGCAACAAAGGACTATGGTTGGATTTTGATTGAATGAGAGCCTATTAGGTCTAATGCTTGTGGAATTTTCAATAAAGTCTCTGTTAAcccaaattcaagcaaccagcaaaacaaaaacaagtaaaataaataggtaaaaaacatgggtttaaaattggtgcgcctcgCCGTTAGTTCATCaatcacgcaatctcaagcaactggaaatttcACTTCTCTgggatctaccaatccccataagtgctgggtaccaggggttttactgcacttCATTTCCAATGTTGATGGTTGAGACCTGAGTGTGAGAATTGAGTAGGAATCATGGCATTTAGTATTTGCACTACTACAATCTCAAAGCTGTCACATTAATTTCAGGGCTTATTCTGTCCTGTTCtaaatcaatttattttctgTTGTTGAAATGATAAATGTTTCTGGTTACTCACTAGTTTTTAGCGGGTGCTACGTTACGTTCCTGGTTCAAAGTTTACCGTGAGTGGGCATCTTAGAAATGGATCATGCAGGTCCCAGTTACTGTCCTTCTTCATCCCAGGAAACATCCTCAATTGTTTTGGACTGCCAGACAGCATAGAaataagccctttggcccattatgTCCATCTTGAGTAGTGTTTTACTTCTACATACAGTTCACTTGCATCTGTTCATGAAACTATTCACTTACATCTAGTTCAAAAAACAACCATTAACCACAAATTTCTGTTACTTAGCCATGTTACAATGTTAACAACTGCCTCATCTTTGATTTTAAGCCATTCTGAACATTGTGTTCATTAACTCATCAAAAAATTCTATCCAACTGGTTTAATATGATTGTCCTATGCAAATCTATTTTGGTTTCCCTTCAGTAATTCATTTTTAATAAGATTATTAcaagtgctcccctacttacaatggtcCGACACGATTTTTATCAAATTTACAATTGTTtgaatccgtactttcaattACAAATTCTGATCTGTTCCTGTACTTGCAATGTGCAACACGCTACTCTCTCACAATGCTGGGCTGGATAGTTTTGATGCtttaaacattcttcatgcccagctGTGAACGTTAATGGTTTTTCTCAGTGTTGAATAAaggtattaaaaattataaaaatgggAGGTGTGGTATTCCTTTtcaacttgttttttttcccttccccccccccccccccgacatgaTGGGATTGCCAGACCAAAcccccattgtaagttgaggaaaACCTGTAATCTTATTGTGGAATTCAGTCACTCTTCATTCCCAACAGCAATCAGCTGAGACTCCAGCATCTTTGTTCATTTGTTTATTCAAGCACAAGAAAGACACTCAGATACCAAGTTCTATGATGACAAAAATCACAATGTATAACGTGTTTATTATACCCTGAACATGGCTCCATAGCtttctttaaatttagagatacaacatggtaacaggtcattccaTCCCATGAGTCTGCACCCAACACATCCATGTGAATAATTATCCTACTAACTTGTATctatctttggaatatgggaggaagccTGTACTGAcatgggagaatgcacaaactctttacaaacagtggcagattcaaactaTAATAAATTTTGGTCGAGGAGATAAATACCATCTTGAAGAGCAGGCAGAACATGTCACAGGGCTACCTGTACACATTATTTTTAGTTCAGTTGTTGCTGAGGAGAAATACAAAAGCTGCAGGTGCTGAAATTTTGAGTCGAGGAAGAATTCAACAGAATAGACAATCCCCCcctatgggtagaaatggtcagttatcaTTTTGGGACTGAACTCTTTATCAAGACCAAGAAGGTAGAATAACATCCATAAAGAGGTAAAGaagctgagggggtgggggtggtgggggaggggtagcatgcccacaccaacatgtctatccatggccaaccggaggctacctgcaaattccAACAaggagatggcattaacatcgaactTCTCCAATTCCTCGTGCCTCTTTCCCTCTGCCTCTGTCGATACCCccgtgttcccccctccccccaactttttattcaggcgcctaccTGTTTTTCACtacaccttgatgaggggctcaggcccgatacATTGGTTgccctttgcttcctctggatgctgcgtgacctgtgaCTTTTCTCCATGTGGGTGAGAAATTTGCTGCGGGTAATGCTTGTTGATGTCACTAGAGggtagggctgctccatgaaagcgCCTCCGGACATTGAGAGCACCTGCTTGCAAGTGCCTGGATTCACGCTGCTTCATCCCGGGATGAGCATCAGTGACCTCTCATCTGAGCCGCACAATGTTAGGCCTTCCAGTTGATGTAGAATTCAGATTACAAATCACATGATCAGCGAAGGCTGGTTTGTGCAAAATGTTAACTAGTCATGGGGAGTTGTACAAGGTAAATTCAGGAAGAGAAATCATTTGGCACATTTGACGCTATCTATCGTCAGTCCCACGAATcgcccacaactgttcaccaaCGCTGTCACTGAGATGGTAAATAGAGAAGGGGAGATTGGACATCCTCTATCACTCTATTAAAATTAGGGGAACCAGTTTTACCCTCAGCATGTTCTAGAGGAGCAATAATCCATATCATCCATCACTATATAAACCAGCCATATCATTTCTTCAAAATCTTTGGCTTGTAGCGGCCGAACAACAATATAAACAGGTGAGCACTCACCTAACAGAGCGGTGTCCTGCTGGAAGGTGCGGGAGACTCACACGgatcaatttaaacctgccggtcccgtggagcccgggacatgcgggGTATAAAAGTTGATTAGTCTGGCGCGcgttactttagtagctctaccgtagtagccgctaaTAAATTGGTGACTCcgactgcaagattcagccgGAGCTCGAGTCTACAGTTATAATGGAGGCAGTTAACGCagtaggacttcacttgcctcctttctggacccttCAACCTTGGGTATGGCTTATTCAGGCTGAACCCCAGTTTTGACTTTGTGGCATAATGGTGGAGAACGTGAAATTCTGGAGTGTTGTAGGCACTTTAGACGCTGTTACCCTCGAGTAAATGAATTTATTGCCAATATCCAGGTTCTACCAATTTCTCATGGACACGCTGGAATTGACAAGACATGAGCAGGGCATGTGGCTTTTGAACATGAAAGGCCTGGGTGACAGCAATACATCTGTCCTAATCAATGAGATGCTTGCATTACTGGATGGTTATTCTCATTGTCTGCTCTTTGAAACTCTATTCTTGTCCAAGCTCCCAGCTTGTGTTGCCATACCCATTGCTAACATGGTTTTCTGTCATCCCCATGACATAGAGTGGGAGAATCACAGACTCTATCATACTCCAACACAAGAGTCTGCTCAAATGAAACCTGTTTTAACAGCAGATACATCTCCTGTATCCTATGAGCTTCCTATATCTGCTGTTCAATCAAAGAAGGAGGAATGTGTGATGGGTGttgagaatggtgtttttttttactgtcgctgttgggggaaaaaatgcccataaatgtgtccagccatgtacctattacaggaCTATTACTAGGGATACTCTCAGAAATGCTCCCTGTGCCACAGCATTTTCCTTGATTAGAATATGAGGTCTCAGCTGGTTTGCCCATTACTGAATCTCTTCACTGCCAAACATCAAAAGGACAGAGCAACATGAATATTCAACTGAAGAGAGCAACAAATAGGTTAAAAATAATGCATTTCATGCAACAGAATTGAATGGTATAGAATTATTTAAATGGATAAGGTTTATGCACTTTGTAGATTTAACCCCAAATGTGCAAATTCAGCAGAGAATCTACATGTGATGTGATAAATTTTTTACATATTCTCTAATAGGACCAATTTTGACAAACTGAAAATATAAAACTGTGGAAATACTCATCAAACCAGGCAATAGGTGTGGGGAGATGAATAGAATAAATGTTACAGGTCACAATCTTCTGTCAGTCCAGGAAAAAAGATAACTTGTTTTGTTTCAGATAAATAAGGAAAAAAAGAACAAATGAAAAGGTTTATGATAGGGTTTGTGATATGCAAGGAAAGTGAGGTGGTAAATGTTAGTTTCTTTCCTTGTTCAATTATTACCTTCTCTTGGCTATTTAATCACTTGATGTTACACAGACACTTCTTTCATTCCCCTCCCTATCATCCCAAGTTCTCTCCACATTAAAACAATTGTAACTTTTCTCTGAAATCACAACCTGGAATGTTCACATAGTTTCTCCCATCGTGGAGGATGGTTAGGCCGCTACTAATTTCTACCATTTTTTATGTTTTTaacttcagatttccagtatccacaatatatttgtttttgttttattctgTGTTCACAGCTTTCTTTTGTTGTTTTATGTAGtcgtgcatctctctctctctctgcatctctctcactctctaacttCACTGAGGAAAGAGAGAATTAAGTATTTTGCTCATGGACTGTTGACCTTCACTTTAATTACTAAATTTGTACATTTAAGTCGATTCTGACTCCGACAAGCTGTCAAAAGATTAATTTAGCAATACTCTAGAAAAAATTAATTCTACAAACCCTGGGTGCAAAAATTAATGAATGGCAAAGTCAAATTCTATCTTCAGATTttaattgatggatattttgaaaatctaaaattgattttcttttaatttcctttttttaaacataatcaAATCTTTCTCataatcaaatctttctctccttgattttgcttctCCTGCTGTGAGACAGATCCCTTTTATTGATAGCTAATAAGACAAGAAATAAAGACAGTTCCTAATGAAATTAGACTGGATCAGCAATCATTGGATTAAAAGTGGAC
Above is a genomic segment from Narcine bancroftii isolate sNarBan1 chromosome 2, sNarBan1.hap1, whole genome shotgun sequence containing:
- the kiaa2013 gene encoding uncharacterized protein KIAA2013 homolog — encoded protein: MWLQQRLKGLPMLLSSSWARRVLAGVGILLLFYWYLTPEGGFKLFPGSADSRTVTDSCLQIETQRWKSAVDHSNALMSRIVGGSAGRLSGPAVVGNGYLIVDALSNQLWVASPPASGLATIHLTDYVPLVTLTPLGVRSVSRAALVHFQEGVIYLLQCTQIGSSHKTRECVTLREDVVVHRSRPHLILQKIYISNPSDRVSVFEVNKSPIVGNKFSSSLEKQNDQEFVLLAGRALTEKRETILVVVATEKMSTKLQVAAKSDFTEHVISVVYTLELMDLSKVEESFSKLRKAAKAEMSDLLKLGAEELRREHQKVWGDLINSGVEIKKITDSHTPSSVIVNSTLFYILSTSSAPLLDLQNGAEEREKLEESLNYADHCFSGHATMHAKNLWPEQITDVTHLLQLSNLWRLTLQKRGCKSLEVAGAHGMMQGMVMSFGGLQFTENHLQFQADPSVLHNSYLLRGIHYNKDLINLAVLLDPDDKPFLHVSVKPQERQVKLYGCEAGCMNDPVELTAELKGHVFPVMVTRPITPLLYISTDLTHLQALRHTLHLKAILAHEDHMAEQYPGLPFVFWFSVASLITLFHLFLFKLIYNEYCGPGAKPIFRSKDVIRI